The Stenotrophomonas rhizophila genome has a window encoding:
- the flgE gene encoding flagellar hook protein FlgE — protein MGFNISLSGINAANADLNVTANNIANVNTTGFKESRAEFADLFSATSYGLSKNAVGSGVRLTNVAQQFSQGNNEQTGRSLDMAISGEGFFTMSMNGARVYSRAGNFQTDQAGYVTNPQGARLQVFAPNADGTSFDSGRLTDLQLLTTDSPPKQTGKVNVAFTLPANAKQPTLATFDPTDSNSYNQSTGGITVYDSLGVSHTQTSYFVKTATANEWQVYNYVDGQAVGTPTTLTFNDAGALTTPANGQIVMDPFTPTTGAGTLAMTLDVTGSTQYGEKFALRNTQQDGYAAGKLNEITVSEEGVVYARYTNGDDKPLGQVALTTFNNSQGLEAKGNNLWVETFSSGTPRTGAPDSSNLGKVQAGSLEASTVDLTEQLVNMITAQRNFQANSQMVSTMDQITQTIINIR, from the coding sequence ATGGGCTTCAACATCTCGCTGTCCGGCATCAATGCCGCCAATGCCGACCTGAACGTCACCGCGAACAATATCGCCAACGTCAACACCACCGGCTTCAAGGAATCGCGCGCCGAGTTCGCCGACCTGTTCTCGGCCACCAGCTATGGCCTGTCCAAGAACGCAGTGGGTTCGGGCGTGCGCCTGACCAACGTGGCCCAGCAGTTCTCGCAGGGCAACAACGAGCAGACCGGGCGCAGCCTGGACATGGCGATCTCCGGCGAAGGCTTCTTCACCATGAGCATGAACGGCGCCCGCGTGTACTCGCGCGCCGGCAACTTCCAGACCGACCAGGCCGGCTACGTGACCAACCCGCAGGGGGCGCGCCTGCAGGTTTTCGCGCCCAACGCCGACGGCACCAGCTTCGACAGCGGCCGCCTGACCGACCTGCAGCTGCTCACCACCGACAGCCCGCCCAAGCAGACCGGCAAGGTCAACGTGGCGTTCACCCTGCCGGCCAACGCCAAGCAGCCGACCCTGGCCACGTTCGACCCGACCGATTCCAACAGCTACAACCAGTCCACCGGCGGCATCACCGTGTACGACTCGCTGGGCGTGAGCCACACCCAGACCTCGTACTTCGTCAAGACGGCCACCGCCAACGAATGGCAGGTCTACAACTACGTCGATGGCCAGGCCGTGGGCACCCCGACCACGCTGACCTTCAACGATGCCGGCGCGCTGACCACCCCGGCCAACGGCCAGATCGTGATGGACCCGTTCACCCCGACCACCGGCGCCGGCACCCTGGCGATGACCCTGGATGTCACCGGGTCGACCCAGTACGGCGAGAAGTTCGCGCTGCGCAACACCCAGCAGGACGGCTACGCCGCCGGCAAGCTCAACGAGATCACCGTGTCCGAAGAGGGCGTGGTCTATGCCCGCTACACCAACGGCGACGACAAGCCGCTGGGCCAGGTCGCGCTCACCACCTTCAACAACTCGCAGGGCCTGGAAGCCAAGGGCAACAACCTGTGGGTGGAAACCTTCAGCTCCGGCACCCCGCGTACCGGCGCGCCCGACAGCTCCAACCTGGGCAAGGTACAGGCCGGTTCGCTGGAAGCCTCCACGGTCGACCTGACCGAGCAGCTGGTGAACATGATCACCGCCCAGCGCAACTTCCAGGCCAACTCGCAGATGGTCTCCACGATGGACCAGATCACCCAGACCATTATCAACATCCGTTGA
- a CDS encoding flagellar hook capping FlgD N-terminal domain-containing protein, protein MSSTSGVGNTDIYSALGLNAPNSSTTKKKDTLDQADFLRLMTEQLQHQDPLKPMDNTQMVAQMAQLSQVQGINDLNSTVQGFQESMAGDQVLRGAALVGHDVLVPSTKWQLETEGDTSGMVAAPGAGYVTVDITDANGVKVTQLSVEAKEAGEVTFNWDGKDANGNRMAAGSYTLAATHTDSAGTQTKINTYVEAPVESVTVGSDGLYLNLKGLGTAPIDYVLRVS, encoded by the coding sequence ATGAGCAGCACCAGCGGCGTCGGCAACACCGACATCTACAGCGCCTTGGGCCTGAACGCACCCAACAGCAGCACCACCAAGAAGAAGGACACCCTGGACCAGGCCGACTTCCTGCGCCTGATGACCGAGCAGCTGCAGCACCAGGATCCGCTCAAGCCCATGGACAACACCCAGATGGTGGCGCAGATGGCGCAGCTGTCGCAGGTGCAGGGCATCAATGACCTCAACAGCACCGTCCAGGGCTTCCAGGAATCGATGGCCGGCGACCAGGTGCTGCGCGGCGCGGCGCTGGTCGGCCATGACGTACTGGTGCCCTCCACCAAGTGGCAGCTGGAAACCGAAGGCGATACCAGCGGCATGGTCGCTGCGCCCGGCGCCGGCTACGTCACCGTGGACATCACCGACGCCAACGGCGTGAAGGTGACCCAGCTCAGCGTGGAAGCCAAGGAAGCCGGCGAAGTGACCTTCAACTGGGATGGCAAGGATGCCAACGGCAACCGCATGGCCGCCGGCAGCTACACCCTCGCCGCCACCCACACCGACAGCGCCGGTACCCAGACCAAGATCAACACCTACGTCGAAGCACCGGTGGAAAGCGTCACCGTCGGCTCGGACGGCCTCTACCTCAACCTCAAGGGCCTGGGCACGGCCCCGATCGACTACGTGCTGCGCGTCAGCTGA
- the flgC gene encoding flagellar basal body rod protein FlgC, protein MSNLPIFDIAGSALQAQSVRMSTLASNLSNADTVAGSADAVYKPLEPIFQSVTSRTDPNITTVQVKEISQSNAAPIKRYEPGHPLADGDGYIYQPDVDPVAQMVNLISTSRNYQAGVEMLTTAKELALATLTMGR, encoded by the coding sequence ATGAGCAACCTGCCCATCTTCGATATCGCCGGCTCCGCGCTGCAGGCCCAGTCCGTGCGCATGAGCACGCTGGCCTCCAACCTGTCCAACGCCGACACCGTCGCCGGCTCGGCCGATGCCGTGTACAAGCCGCTCGAGCCGATCTTCCAGTCGGTCACCAGCCGCACCGACCCCAACATCACCACCGTCCAGGTCAAGGAAATCAGCCAGAGCAACGCCGCGCCGATCAAGCGCTACGAGCCCGGCCACCCGCTGGCCGATGGCGATGGCTACATCTACCAGCCCGATGTCGACCCCGTCGCCCAGATGGTCAACCTGATCTCGACCTCGCGCAATTACCAGGCCGGCGTGGAGATGCTCACCACCGCCAAGGAACTGGCGCTGGCCACCCTGACCATGGGTCGCTGA
- the flgB gene encoding flagellar basal body rod protein FlgB, with translation MPNLISDYLGVHAQAMPLREQRMKLIASNLSNADTPGYKAQDLDFDAALRNAQGADSNGLMRTTNEQHFSIGGGLNPFQITKEGVQPSIDGNTVDPDAERAAYGRAALEYRASLSFVESKVRSMLTAITGQ, from the coding sequence ATGCCCAACCTGATTTCCGACTATCTGGGTGTCCATGCCCAGGCCATGCCGTTGCGCGAGCAGCGGATGAAGCTGATTGCCAGCAACCTGAGCAATGCCGATACCCCCGGGTACAAGGCCCAGGACCTGGACTTCGATGCCGCCCTGCGCAACGCCCAGGGTGCCGACAGCAACGGGCTCATGCGGACCACCAATGAGCAGCACTTCAGCATCGGCGGTGGGCTCAACCCGTTCCAGATCACCAAGGAAGGCGTGCAGCCGAGCATCGACGGCAATACCGTCGATCCCGATGCCGAGCGCGCCGCCTATGGCCGCGCCGCGCTGGAATACCGCGCCTCGCTGAGCTTCGTCGAATCCAAGGTGCGCTCCATGCTCACCGCGATCACGGGGCAATAA
- a CDS encoding chemotaxis protein, with protein sequence MSHDLLNRIDQRTRLAGHNRLALLLFRLGGRQLFGVNVFKVQEVLRRPDLFQVPGLPSQFAGVADVRGRSVPVLDLGLAIGHPEREPDADKSPGYLVVTEFNRSIQGFLVSGVERIVNIAVEDIHPPPELGAESSYLTAVTRFQGELIQVIDVESVLADIAQVRGEAVLDPSMALPADAPQLQVLVVDDSRVARQQIRSVLDQLGVGATLLSDGKQALDHLLQIHAAGENPAERYAMVISDIEMPAMDGYTLTTEIRRHPGLAGLYVLLHTSLSGVFNNAMVERVGANAFVAKYSPHELADFVLDRLRKVALAA encoded by the coding sequence ATGTCACATGACCTGCTCAACCGCATCGACCAGCGCACGCGCCTGGCGGGCCACAACCGCCTGGCCCTGCTGCTGTTCCGCCTTGGCGGACGTCAGCTTTTTGGCGTCAACGTGTTCAAGGTGCAGGAAGTCCTGCGCCGGCCGGACCTGTTCCAGGTACCCGGGCTGCCCAGCCAGTTCGCCGGCGTGGCCGACGTGCGCGGCCGCTCGGTACCGGTGCTGGACCTGGGCCTGGCGATCGGCCACCCCGAGCGCGAGCCGGACGCCGACAAGTCGCCGGGCTACCTGGTGGTGACCGAATTCAACCGTTCGATCCAGGGCTTCCTGGTCAGCGGCGTGGAGCGCATCGTCAACATCGCGGTCGAAGACATCCACCCGCCGCCGGAGCTGGGCGCCGAATCGAGCTACCTGACCGCCGTCACCCGCTTCCAGGGTGAGCTGATCCAGGTGATTGACGTGGAAAGCGTGCTGGCCGACATTGCCCAGGTGCGTGGCGAGGCCGTGCTGGACCCCTCGATGGCGCTGCCGGCCGACGCCCCGCAGTTGCAGGTGCTGGTGGTGGACGACTCGCGCGTTGCCCGCCAGCAGATCCGCAGCGTGCTGGACCAGCTGGGCGTGGGCGCCACCCTGCTCTCGGACGGCAAGCAGGCGCTGGACCACCTGCTGCAGATCCACGCCGCCGGCGAAAACCCGGCCGAGCGTTACGCCATGGTCATTTCAGACATCGAAATGCCGGCCATGGACGGCTACACCCTGACGACGGAAATCCGTCGCCATCCGGGCCTGGCCGGCCTGTACGTGCTGCTGCACACCTCCCTCTCGGGCGTATTCAACAACGCCATGGTCGAGCGGGTCGGCGCCAACGCCTTCGTGGCCAAGTATTCCCCACACGAACTGGCCGATTTCGTGCTGGATCGCCTCCGGAAGGTCGCCCTGGCGGCCTGA
- the flgA gene encoding flagellar basal body P-ring formation chaperone FlgA: MRILPIVVALIALAGASPHAQAAGGWQPVDSIRAAALSTLPAGSEGDTTLDSALRLPACGQDLRAQPTGTSTVEVSCPDAGGWRLFVPVKVRRNQTVLILNRGIAAGETLGVADITTAQRDVARIAGAALADPAVAVGRVARRTLSAGSLLSANDLVAQRLIRRGDSVALVSRFGGVEVRVAGKALADAGENERVSVENLSSRKVVQGTVAASGDVFVTR; encoded by the coding sequence ATGCGTATCCTTCCTATAGTTGTCGCGCTGATCGCGTTGGCCGGTGCGTCCCCGCACGCCCAGGCCGCTGGCGGCTGGCAGCCGGTGGACAGCATCCGCGCCGCCGCGCTGTCCACGTTGCCGGCGGGCAGCGAAGGCGACACCACCCTGGATTCGGCGCTGCGCCTGCCGGCCTGCGGCCAGGACCTGCGCGCCCAGCCCACCGGCACCAGCACCGTGGAGGTCAGCTGCCCCGACGCGGGTGGCTGGCGCCTGTTCGTACCGGTGAAGGTGCGCCGCAACCAGACCGTGCTGATCCTCAATCGGGGCATTGCCGCTGGAGAAACGCTGGGGGTGGCCGATATCACCACGGCACAGCGGGACGTAGCCCGCATTGCCGGTGCCGCCCTGGCCGACCCGGCCGTGGCGGTGGGGCGGGTGGCGCGGCGTACGCTGAGTGCCGGCAGCCTGCTGTCGGCCAACGACCTGGTCGCCCAGCGTCTCATCCGCCGCGGCGACAGCGTCGCGCTGGTCTCCCGTTTTGGCGGGGTCGAAGTCCGGGTGGCGGGGAAGGCACTGGCCGATGCAGGTGAAAATGAACGCGTATCCGTGGAAAATCTGTCGTCACGCAAGGTGGTCCAAGGCACCGTGGCGGCCAGCGGCGACGTTTTTGTGACGCGCTGA
- the flgM gene encoding flagellar biosynthesis anti-sigma factor FlgM — protein MSQKIDGNLQATAHLRSIAPGNKPSVSTDAPARPVEAADSLKLTGEATSLQALQRELSTAPAIDAGRVQAVRESLQNGTYKINPDAIASRMLELDQQLQK, from the coding sequence ATGAGCCAGAAAATCGACGGCAACCTGCAGGCGACCGCCCATCTGCGCAGCATTGCGCCGGGCAACAAGCCCAGCGTGAGCACCGATGCCCCGGCGCGGCCGGTGGAAGCGGCCGACAGCCTGAAGCTGACCGGCGAGGCCACCAGCCTGCAGGCGCTGCAGCGCGAACTGAGCACCGCCCCGGCGATCGATGCCGGCCGCGTGCAGGCCGTGCGCGAGTCGCTGCAGAACGGCACCTACAAGATCAATCCGGACGCGATCGCCTCGCGCATGCTTGAGCTGGACCAGCAGCTGCAGAAATGA
- a CDS encoding flagella protein codes for MKLAMSEPLQRLSDALDVERQALVEHDVQSLIRATSAKLEALRALEQVLPVGQNERLQELAERNRANGVLLARRRREVNWALRQLGRSEASSAYDAKGQANTLHTRRPLAVA; via the coding sequence ATGAAGCTGGCCATGAGCGAGCCATTGCAGCGCCTCAGCGACGCCTTGGACGTCGAACGCCAGGCCTTGGTGGAGCATGACGTCCAGTCCCTGATCCGCGCCACCAGCGCCAAGCTCGAGGCGCTGCGTGCGCTGGAGCAGGTGTTGCCGGTGGGGCAGAACGAACGCCTGCAGGAGCTGGCCGAGCGCAACCGCGCCAACGGCGTGCTGCTGGCGCGCCGCCGCCGCGAGGTCAACTGGGCACTGCGCCAGCTGGGCCGCAGCGAAGCCTCCTCGGCGTACGACGCCAAGGGCCAGGCCAACACCCTGCATACGCGCAGGCCGCTGGCGGTCGCCTAG
- a CDS encoding ATP-binding protein, with amino-acid sequence MTVTAPTTFVTAPLPPQPVLLALFERINEGVLLFRDDGSVAVANAAVRGMLGQAEIDAGVDPAQWLRQLLPPDALEHARLHGHWNGSLPVGERMVIAHVYQQEDAGRLHYLALFRRIEGQEDYERELQQRHAELRQAYLRLNGTQEKLLQSEKMASIGQLAAGVAHEINNPIGYVHSNLGSLQEYLRSLFTVIEAYERALRAPDPKALIPEIDDIRNRFDIDFISRDLPQLMAESREGIERVTRIVRDLKDFSYSGRDESWKLVDLHSGLESTINIIWNELKYKVTLHREFGQLPLVECLPSELNQVYMNLLLNAGHAIAERGTITVRTGVDGDYVWVEFEDTGGGISPDLRQRIFDPFFTTKPVGSGTGLGLSISYSIINKHHGRIDLDSTPGVGSRFRLVLPIKQPR; translated from the coding sequence GTGACCGTGACCGCGCCCACCACTTTTGTCACCGCACCGCTGCCGCCGCAGCCGGTTCTGCTTGCGCTGTTCGAGCGCATCAACGAAGGCGTGCTCCTGTTCCGTGATGACGGCAGCGTGGCCGTGGCCAACGCCGCCGTGCGCGGCATGCTCGGCCAGGCCGAGATCGATGCCGGCGTGGATCCCGCGCAATGGCTGCGCCAGCTGCTGCCGCCCGATGCGCTGGAGCATGCGCGCCTGCACGGCCACTGGAACGGCAGCCTGCCCGTGGGCGAACGCATGGTCATCGCGCATGTCTACCAGCAGGAAGACGCCGGCCGGCTTCACTACCTGGCGCTGTTCCGTCGCATCGAAGGCCAGGAAGACTACGAACGCGAGCTGCAGCAGCGCCACGCCGAGCTGCGCCAGGCCTACCTGCGCCTCAACGGCACCCAGGAAAAACTGCTGCAGTCGGAAAAGATGGCCTCCATCGGCCAGCTCGCCGCCGGCGTCGCGCACGAGATCAACAATCCCATCGGCTACGTGCACTCCAACCTGGGCAGCCTGCAGGAATACCTGCGCAGCCTGTTCACCGTGATCGAAGCCTATGAGCGGGCACTGCGCGCGCCGGACCCGAAGGCGCTGATTCCCGAAATCGACGATATCCGCAACCGCTTCGACATCGATTTCATCAGCCGCGACCTGCCGCAGCTGATGGCCGAATCACGCGAAGGCATCGAGCGGGTCACCCGGATCGTGCGTGACCTGAAGGACTTCTCGTACTCGGGCCGCGACGAATCGTGGAAGCTGGTCGACCTGCACTCGGGTCTTGAGTCCACGATCAACATCATCTGGAACGAGCTCAAGTACAAGGTGACGCTGCACCGCGAGTTCGGCCAGCTGCCGCTGGTGGAATGCCTGCCGTCCGAGCTCAACCAGGTCTACATGAACCTGCTGCTCAATGCCGGCCACGCCATCGCCGAGCGCGGCACCATCACGGTGCGCACCGGCGTGGACGGCGACTACGTCTGGGTGGAGTTCGAAGACACCGGTGGCGGCATTTCGCCGGACCTGCGCCAGCGCATCTTCGATCCGTTCTTCACCACCAAGCCGGTGGGTAGCGGCACCGGGCTGGGGCTGTCGATTTCCTACAGCATCATCAACAAACACCACGGGCGGATCGACCTGGACAGCACCCCGGGCGTCGGTTCGCGCTTCCGGTTGGTGTTGCCGATCAAGCAACCGCGCTGA
- a CDS encoding EAL domain-containing protein — protein sequence MWNPSLPLVSIEDAPPRLGAGNPALQAMVAEAASGGTPLMLMHVDIDHFASVNENMSAEVGDQALVLVAQRLQHHLRGRGKLWRHGSDEFLIAVPRTADLPLPDDLAEEIRQQLELPLSVLPYTLFMTGKLGVSLCPEHATETSRLLDHAEDALYQAAREGGNAVRIHAVNTPSSAHSESIIARQIVDAIPNGELKLRYQPLVSARDGHVVGMEALLRWQSPTLGMLVPERFMRTAERLGIIVQIGTWVLEGALKQARLWRDLGFDDFTIAVNVSTLQLLRPNFFGEVMALMQTAGVPAHMLTLEINESALTNNVNFVHETLVNLRNEGISLSLDNFGTGDSSLSALVRYPVDKLKIDRSFIKSAPAGNREAAIARAIIAMGHQLGMTVIANGVESQAQLGFLRRNDCDVFQGYLFGEPMSADAAGMTLRRRYLRPEAFAETRPDRTLLLLDDEENVLRSLVRLFRRDGYRILAAGNVRDAFDLLAINDVQVILSDQRMSDMSGTEFLGRVKMLYPDTIRLVLSGYTDLNTVTDAINRGAIYRFLTKPWNDDELRKHIHQAFRTHEEQRRANTAQPVAIPAPEGE from the coding sequence ATGTGGAACCCTTCCCTGCCCCTGGTCAGCATCGAGGACGCGCCGCCCCGGCTGGGTGCCGGCAATCCTGCGCTGCAGGCGATGGTGGCCGAGGCCGCCTCCGGTGGCACGCCGTTGATGCTGATGCACGTGGATATCGACCACTTCGCGTCGGTCAACGAGAACATGAGCGCCGAGGTCGGCGATCAGGCGCTGGTGCTGGTGGCCCAGCGCCTGCAGCACCACCTGCGCGGGCGCGGCAAGCTGTGGCGGCATGGCAGCGATGAGTTCCTGATCGCGGTACCGCGCACGGCCGACCTGCCGCTGCCGGACGACCTGGCCGAAGAGATCCGGCAGCAGCTGGAGCTGCCGCTCTCGGTGCTGCCGTATACGCTGTTCATGACCGGCAAACTCGGCGTCAGCCTGTGTCCGGAACATGCGACAGAGACCTCGCGCCTGCTCGACCATGCCGAGGACGCGCTGTACCAGGCCGCCCGCGAGGGCGGCAATGCCGTGCGCATCCACGCGGTCAACACCCCGTCCAGCGCGCACAGCGAGAGCATCATCGCGCGCCAGATCGTGGACGCCATTCCCAATGGCGAGCTGAAGCTGCGCTACCAGCCGCTGGTGAGCGCCCGCGATGGCCACGTGGTCGGGATGGAGGCGCTGCTGCGCTGGCAGTCACCGACGCTGGGCATGCTGGTGCCGGAGCGTTTCATGCGCACCGCCGAGCGGCTGGGCATCATCGTGCAGATCGGCACGTGGGTGCTGGAGGGCGCACTGAAGCAGGCCAGGCTCTGGCGGGACCTGGGCTTCGATGACTTCACCATCGCGGTGAACGTGTCGACGCTGCAGCTGCTGCGTCCGAACTTCTTCGGTGAGGTGATGGCGCTGATGCAGACCGCCGGGGTGCCGGCGCACATGCTCACGCTGGAAATCAACGAAAGTGCGCTGACCAACAACGTCAACTTCGTGCACGAAACGCTGGTGAACCTGCGCAATGAAGGTATCAGCCTGAGCCTGGACAACTTCGGCACCGGCGATTCCAGCCTGAGCGCGCTGGTGCGCTACCCGGTAGACAAGCTGAAGATCGACCGCAGCTTCATCAAGAGCGCGCCGGCCGGAAACCGCGAGGCGGCCATTGCGCGCGCGATCATCGCCATGGGCCACCAGCTGGGCATGACGGTGATCGCCAACGGGGTGGAGTCGCAGGCGCAGCTGGGCTTCCTGCGCCGCAATGACTGCGACGTGTTCCAGGGGTACCTGTTCGGCGAGCCGATGTCGGCCGACGCGGCGGGCATGACCCTGCGCCGGCGGTACCTGCGCCCGGAAGCGTTCGCCGAAACCCGCCCGGACCGCACGCTGCTGCTGCTGGACGACGAGGAGAACGTGCTGCGTTCGCTGGTTCGCCTGTTCCGCCGCGACGGCTATCGGATCCTGGCGGCGGGCAACGTGCGCGATGCGTTCGACCTGCTGGCGATCAACGACGTGCAGGTGATCCTGTCGGACCAGCGCATGAGCGACATGAGCGGCACGGAGTTCCTGGGCCGGGTGAAGATGCTGTACCCGGACACGATCCGGCTGGTCCTTTCGGGCTACACGGACCTCAACACGGTCACCGACGCGATCAACCGCGGCGCGATCTACCGCTTCCTGACCAAGCCCTGGAACGACGACGAGCTGCGCAAGCACATCCACCAGGCGTTCCGCACGCACGAAGAGCAACGCCGCGCCAATACCGCCCAACCTGTTGCGATACCCGCGCCGGAAGGCGAATGA
- a CDS encoding PAS domain S-box protein yields MPVVPPGPPAPHRRDHPLAQALRRDRWRVVLGYLVLALVWILCSDAAVQVLTADLATAARWQTAKGAFFVILSGALIYLLLRPLAHHVLQTHAKLEHSEQRHRQLFEGNPGPILVYDLDTLEILDVNPAACSLFGWTREEFTALPMTALWPPGDEAVLAAKLEQIRAQPDQLCVLTADLLLKDGSPRRIEMRSNYLDYAGRPARLLIAIDRTREDQALRRRDQALARVEEAHEMARIGAWEVDPATGMGQYSNQVYHLLGRRPPEARRWHRFDELLVPADPSTAALSEQLLQDMRGEQVQIDVLLPLLAMDGRALMVHLRAESGTDDAGRPRVLGTLQDVTEREHSRRLLREREEQFRELVRVLPDGVVILSDEHVLYANACAAAQFGYGQHTLLGEPLSALVAATDLSRVRAQLFATIPLPSSGSEVIGMRRLDGEGFQAGLAVGEVRYGGRNCKLLIVRDLSEPERIREALETSNRELQAMAGRLFSLQEDERRAISRDLHDDIGQAITAMKLSAYAAQDEADPQRRGEDLEQIIQLADTTVGKLRDISTLLRPPQLDALGLEAALRWQAGVLFRSSPIELLADIAALPRRPQGEIEQACFRIAQESLTNVLRHARASQVHLTLQDVQDHGLHLQVRDDGEGFDPDGPRGLGLIVMRERAQSAGGTLKIESAHGAGTLVDLFLPYRSDGVATPDTVEY; encoded by the coding sequence ATGCCTGTCGTCCCGCCCGGCCCGCCCGCACCGCACCGTCGTGACCACCCGCTCGCCCAGGCCCTGCGCCGCGATCGCTGGCGGGTGGTGCTCGGCTATCTGGTGCTGGCGCTGGTGTGGATCCTGTGCAGCGACGCCGCCGTGCAGGTGCTCACCGCCGACCTGGCCACGGCCGCGCGCTGGCAGACCGCCAAAGGGGCGTTCTTCGTCATTCTCAGCGGCGCGCTGATCTACCTGCTGCTGCGCCCGCTCGCCCACCACGTGCTGCAGACCCACGCGAAGCTGGAGCACTCCGAGCAGCGCCACCGGCAGCTGTTCGAGGGCAACCCCGGGCCGATCCTGGTATACGACCTGGACACGCTGGAGATCCTGGACGTGAACCCGGCCGCGTGCAGCCTGTTCGGCTGGACGCGCGAGGAGTTCACTGCCCTGCCGATGACCGCGCTGTGGCCACCGGGCGACGAAGCAGTGCTGGCCGCCAAGCTTGAGCAGATCCGGGCCCAGCCGGACCAGCTGTGCGTGCTTACCGCCGACCTGCTGTTGAAGGACGGCAGCCCGCGGCGGATCGAAATGCGCAGCAACTACCTCGATTACGCCGGCCGCCCGGCGCGGCTGCTGATCGCCATCGACCGGACCCGCGAAGACCAGGCGCTGCGCCGCCGCGACCAGGCCCTGGCCCGTGTCGAGGAAGCCCATGAAATGGCCCGGATCGGCGCGTGGGAAGTCGACCCCGCCACGGGTATGGGCCAGTACTCCAACCAGGTCTACCACCTGCTGGGCCGGCGCCCACCGGAAGCGCGGCGCTGGCACCGCTTCGACGAGCTGCTGGTGCCGGCCGATCCGTCCACCGCCGCACTGAGCGAACAGCTCCTGCAGGACATGCGGGGTGAGCAGGTGCAGATCGACGTACTGCTGCCGCTGCTGGCCATGGACGGTCGCGCCTTGATGGTCCACCTGCGCGCCGAGAGCGGCACCGACGACGCCGGGCGCCCGCGCGTGCTGGGCACCCTGCAGGATGTCACCGAGCGCGAACACTCGCGGCGCCTGCTGCGCGAGCGTGAGGAGCAGTTCCGCGAACTGGTCCGGGTGCTGCCCGACGGCGTGGTGATCCTCTCCGACGAACACGTGCTGTATGCCAATGCCTGCGCCGCGGCCCAGTTCGGCTACGGGCAACACACGCTGCTGGGCGAGCCGCTGTCGGCGCTGGTCGCCGCCACCGACCTGTCCCGGGTCCGCGCGCAGCTGTTCGCCACCATTCCCCTGCCCAGCAGCGGCAGTGAAGTCATCGGCATGCGCCGGCTGGACGGCGAAGGTTTCCAGGCCGGCCTGGCGGTGGGCGAGGTCCGCTACGGCGGGCGCAACTGCAAGCTGCTCATCGTGCGCGACCTGAGCGAGCCCGAGCGTATCCGCGAGGCGCTGGAAACCAGCAACCGCGAGCTGCAGGCCATGGCCGGGCGCCTGTTCTCGCTGCAGGAAGACGAGCGCCGCGCGATCTCGCGCGACCTCCACGACGATATCGGCCAGGCCATCACCGCCATGAAACTGTCGGCGTATGCGGCACAGGATGAAGCCGATCCGCAACGGCGCGGCGAGGACCTGGAGCAGATCATCCAGCTGGCCGACACCACGGTGGGCAAGCTGCGCGACATCTCCACCCTGCTGCGCCCGCCGCAGCTGGATGCACTGGGCCTGGAGGCGGCGTTGCGCTGGCAGGCCGGGGTGCTGTTCCGTTCCTCGCCGATCGAACTGCTGGCCGACATCGCGGCGCTGCCCCGACGGCCGCAGGGTGAGATCGAGCAGGCCTGTTTCCGCATTGCCCAGGAAAGCCTGACCAATGTGCTGCGCCATGCGCGCGCCAGCCAGGTGCACCTGACGCTGCAGGACGTGCAGGACCATGGCCTGCACCTGCAGGTGCGCGATGACGGCGAGGGTTTCGACCCCGACGGCCCGCGCGGGCTGGGCCTGATCGTCATGCGCGAGCGCGCGCAGAGCGCCGGCGGCACCCTCAAGATCGAGTCGGCGCATGGCGCCGGCACCCTGGTCGACCTGTTCCTGCCTTACCGCAGCGATGGCGTGGCCACCCCCGACACCGTGGAATATTGA